TACACCGCCGCCCCGCTGTCCGGCGGGCATCTCAACCCCGCCGTCACCATCGGGATCGCCGTCGACACCGGGGACTGGGACCAGGTTCCCGTGTACATCGCCGGGCAGATGGTCGGTGCCATGCTCGGGGCGGTCCTGTGCTGGCTGGTCTACTACGCACAGTTCCACGCCAACGCCGAGGAGGAGCTCGCCCAGCCCACGCTCGGGATCTTCTCCACCGCGCCCGCGATCCGCAATCCCGTGGCGAACCTGGTCACGGAGATCATCGCAACGATCGGCCTGGTCCTGCCGATCCTGGCCTTCGGCCTCACCAAGGGGCTCGGCGAGTCCGGTACCGCGGTCCTCGTCGTCGCCTTCCTGGTGGTCGGAATCGGTCTGTCGCTCGGCGGGCCCACCGGATACGCCATCAACCCGGCCCGCGACCTGGGCCCGCGCATCGTGCACACGCTGCTGCCGATTCCCAACAAGGGCACCTCGGACTGGGGTTACGCGTGGATCCCGGTGGTGGGACCGCTCATCGGCGGGGCGCTGTCCGGAGTCATCTTCAACGCCGCCTTCTGAACCACGGCCTTGTG
This is a stretch of genomic DNA from Streptomyces sp. NBC_00285. It encodes these proteins:
- a CDS encoding MIP/aquaporin family protein; the protein is MSNGDVFLGEVIGTAILILFGAGVVAAVVLNHSKAKDAGWVVIAFGWGFGVLAGAYTAAPLSGGHLNPAVTIGIAVDTGDWDQVPVYIAGQMVGAMLGAVLCWLVYYAQFHANAEEELAQPTLGIFSTAPAIRNPVANLVTEIIATIGLVLPILAFGLTKGLGESGTAVLVVAFLVVGIGLSLGGPTGYAINPARDLGPRIVHTLLPIPNKGTSDWGYAWIPVVGPLIGGALSGVIFNAAF